The Pogona vitticeps strain Pit_001003342236 chromosome 6, PviZW2.1, whole genome shotgun sequence genome contains a region encoding:
- the LOC110091057 gene encoding olfactory receptor 6F1-like, whose protein sequence is MSSSTRNDANMESANRSVVKMFVILAFPASPQLRMLAFTLILLTYILTITSNMVIISVIKANRKLQRPMYYFLGNFSFMEIWYTTSTVPKMLESFLGGGSPITVAGCIAQLYLFFALGSTECFLLATMAYDRFLAICHPLHYPALMNLQTTTWLVTAAWVGGFLAPLLPIVLISQLSFCGPKVIHHFFCDAGPLLRRSCDNALLSSTMVSVLASLVILSTCLLTMISYTFIISTILHIPSATGRRKAFSTCASHLAVVVIYYATVIFIYVRPISPSSSELDKVASFFYAVVTPLLNPMIYSLRNKEVKEALKMMVGNRQMFVKKTRTLSMDCL, encoded by the coding sequence atGTCTTCATCAACCAGAAATGATGCCAACATGGAATCTGCCAACAGGAGTGTGGTGAAGATGTTCGTCATCCTGGCATTCCCTGCTTCTCCACAGCTCCGCATGCTGGCTTTCACCCTCATCTTGTTGACATACATCCTCACTATCACGTCCAATATGGTCATCATTTCAGTTATCAAGGCAAACCGTAAACTACAGCGCCCCATGTACTACTTCCTTGGCAATTTCTCATTCATGGAGATCTGGTACACTACTTCCACGGTGCCGAAAATGCTAGAAAGCTTCCTGGGCGGTGGAAGTCCAATCACTGTGGCAGGCTGCATTGCTCAGCTCTACCTTTTCTTTGCTTTGGGCTCCACTGAGTGTTTTCTTTTGGCTACTATGGCTTATGACCGCTTCTTGGCCATATGCCACCCTCTGCATTATCCAGCCCTTATGAATCTACAAACAACCACCTGGCTAGTTACAGCAGCCTGGGTGGGCGGTTTCCTAGCTCCTTTGCTCCCAATTGTATTGATATCCCAGCTCTCATTTTGTGGGCCAAAGGTGATCCACCACTTCTTTTGTGATGCAGGACCCCTCTTGAGGCGGTCCTGTGACAATGCCTTACTCAGCTCTACCATGGTCTCAGTGCTAGCTTCTCTTGTCATCCTCAGCACCTGCTTACTCACCATGATATCCTACACCTTCATAATCTCAACCATCCTCCACATCCCATCAGCCACTGGAAGGCGGAAAGCCTTCTCTACCTGTGCCTCACACCTCGCAGTGGTAGTAATTTACTATGCTACGGTTATTTTCATATATGTACGACCCATCTCTCCTTCATCCTCAGAGCTGGACAAGGTGGCATCCTTCTTTTATGCAGTTGTTACTCCACTGCTCAATCCAATGATCTATAGCTTAAGGAACAAGGAGGTTAAAGAAGCTCTGAAGATGATGGTGGGCAACAGACAAATGTTTGTGAAGAAAACCAGAACTCTGTCAATGGATTGTTTATAA